One stretch of Buteo buteo chromosome Z, bButBut1.hap1.1, whole genome shotgun sequence DNA includes these proteins:
- the LOC142026920 gene encoding cytochrome P450 2H2-like, whose translation MEPVGTVTTILLVLVVVALVAGWKKERRSQNYPPGPLALPVIGNLLQVKAANTCETFRKLSKKYGPVFTLHFGSERVVVVFGYEVVREVLLNRGDEFTDRGRFPLTEKHEDLGLFMSNGEMWVQTRRFTLTTLRDFGMGTRSVEEWVQEETGLLLQELAQTKGQPFNPATLLSAAVGNTICRILFGERFGYGDEEYRRILRCLAENFRLESSIAGQLYTILPSLMNHLPGPHQTYFRNNSIMEKFLARKVAEHEATLDSAAPRDFVDAFLCRVEQEKGNPGTVFSRDNMYVTVFDMFVAGTESTSITLRYCLMLLLEHPEVAGKVQQEIEQVIGRERSPSLQDRGAMPYTEAVLHESLRFLDLVPLGFIRRAKRDTQLGGFTIPKGCTIYPILSSALQDPRHFKNPEAFDPHHFLDEKGGFKKSEAFLPFSAGKRVCLGESLARAQLFLFLTAILQRFQLRHPPGRPHLDLRPEVSGIMNIPGPLELCFCPY comes from the exons ATGGAGCCGGTGGGCACCGTCACCACCATCCTCCTCGTCCTGGTGGTCGTGGCCCTCGTGGCCGGGTGGAAAAAGGAACGGCGGAGCCAAAATTATCCGCCGGGGCCGCTGGCGTTGCCGGTCATCGGGAACCTGCTGCAGGTCAAGGCTGCCAACACCTGCGAGACCTTCCGCAAG CTGAGCAAGAAGTACGGCCCCGTCTTCACCCTACACTTCGGCTCGGAGCGGGTGGTGGTGGTCTTCGGCTACGAGGTGGTGCGGGAGGTTTTGCTGAACCGTGGGGATGAATTCACCGACCGGGGTCGGTTCCCGTTGACGGAAAAACACGAGGATCTCGGCCTCTTCATGAGCAACGGGGAGATGTGGGTGCAGACCCGGCGCTTCACCCTCACCACACTGCGGGATTTTGGCATGGGCACGAGGAGCGTGGAGGAGTGGGTGCAGGAGGAgacggggctgctgctgcaggagctggcgCAGACCAAAG GGCAGCCCTTCAACCCTGCCACGCTGCTGAGCGCGGCCGTGGGCAACACCATCTGCCGCATCCTCTTCGGCGAGCGCTTCGGCTATGGTGACGAAGAGTACCGCCGCATCCTCCGGTGCCTTGCCGAAAATTTCCGCTTGGAGAGCTCCATTGCCGGGCAG CTCTACACCATCCTGCCCAGCTTGATGAATCACCTGCCCGGCCCCCACCAAACCTACTTCCGGAACAATTCCATCATGGAGAAATTTTTGGCCAGGAAAGTGGCGGAGCACGAGGCCACCCTGGATTCGGCAGCACCCCGGGATTTCGTGGATGCTTTCCTCTGCAGGGTGGAGCAG GAGAAGGGGAACCCCGGGACGGTTTTCAGTCGGGACAACATGTATGTGACCGTGTTTGACATGTTCGTGGCCGGGACGGAGAGCACCAGCATCACCCTCCGCTACTGcctgatgctgctgctggagcaccCCGAGGTGGCAG GGAAGGTGCAGCAGGAGATTGAGCAGGTGATAGGGAGGGAGCGGAGCCCCAGCCTGCAGGACCGGGGGGCGATGCCCTACACCGAAGCCGTCCTTCACGAGTCGTTGCGGTTCCTCGACCTCGTCCCCCTCGGCTTCATCCGGAGGGCGAAGCGGGATACGCAGCTCGGTGGCTTCACCATCCCCAAG GGTTGCACCATCTACCCCATCCTGAGCTCAGCCCTGCAGGACCCCCGCCACTTCAAGAACCCTGAAGCCTTCGACCCCCATCACTTTTTGGATGAAAAGGGGGGGTTCAAGAAAAGTGAAGCCTTCTTGCCCTTCTCAGCAG GGAAGCGTGTGTGCCTGGGGGAGAGCCTGGCACGGGCacagctcttcctcttcctcaccgCCATCCTGCAGCGCTTCCAGCTCCGGCACCCCCCTGGCCGCCCCCACCTCGACCTGCGTCCCGAAGTCAGCGGCATAATGAACATCCCGGGGCCCTTGGAGCTTTGCTTCTGCCCCTACTGA
- the LOC142027458 gene encoding cytochrome P450 2F3-like, with translation MEASGVLSIALALGVGGLLLLWGRRRGGNLPPGPTPLPFLGNVLQVEVTQLIASLRKLGETYGEIFTFHLGSRPCVVLSGYRLLKEALIDHAEEFSGRGDFAAVQQWSRGNGIVYGNGERWRQLRRFAIVTLKSFGMGKRGAEERVREEAQHLIQQLYQTHGQPFDPTFLLSCAGSNIICWLVFGERFEYGDERFLTLMGLINANWKLMSSTWGQLLFIFPKIMRFVPGPHRQIYANYLRLAEFVGERVRRHRQTLDPQNPRDFIDCFLLKMQQEKGNPDTHFTEDTLSKTTVNLFFAGTETVSSTLRYGLRILLRYPEVEARLHEEIDRVIGRHRSPCMEDRSRMPYVDAVIHEIQRFADIVPMGVPHTTTRDVQLRGYTIPKGMNVIPLLCTSQFDPSQFANPEAFDPGHFLDENGRFKRNDAFMAFSAGKRMCFGEGLAVMELFIFLTSILQHFQLKAEEDRATIDITPESSGLGNIPRLYRLSLIPR, from the exons ATGGAGGCGAGCGGGGTGCTGAGCATCGCCCTGGCGCTGGGTGTTGGggggctgctgcttctttggggccggcggcggggaggcaACCTCCCCCCCGGACCGACCCCCCTACCCTTCCTGGGGAACGTGCTGCAAGTGGAGGTGACCCAGCTCATCGCTTCCCTCCGCAAG CTCGGTGAGACCTACGGTGAGATTTTCACCTTCCACCTGGGCTCCCGGCCCTGCGTCGTCCTCTCCGGGTACCGGCTGTTGAAGGAAGCTCTGATCGACCACGCCGAGGAGTTCAGCGGCCGCGGTGATTTCGCAGCCGTCCAACAGTGGAGCCGCGGCAACG GTATCGTCTACGGGAACGGGGAACGCTGGCGGCAGTTGCGGCGCTTCGCCATCGTCACCTTGAAGAGCTTCGGAATGGGCAAGCGTGGTGCTGAGGAGCGAGTCCGTGAGGAAGCCCAGCATCTGATCCAACAGCTCTATCAGACCCACG GGCAGCCCTTCGACCCCACTTTCCTGCTGAGCTGTGCCGGCTCCAACATCATCTGCTGGCTGGTTTTCGGGGAACGCTTTGAGTACGGGGACGAGCGGTTCCTCACCCTCATGGGGCTCATCAATGCCAACTGGAAGCTGATGAGCTCAACTTGGGGGCAG ctgctcttcATCTTCCCCAAAATCATGCGGTTTGTGCCGGGGCCGCACCGGCAGATCTACGCCAACTACCTGCGGCTGGCCGAATTCGTGGGGGAGCGGGTGCGGAGGCACCGGCAGACGTtggacccccaaaatccccgGGATTTCATTGACTGCTTCCTTCTGAAGATGCAGCAG GAGAAGGGGAACCCCGACACCCACTTCACCGAGGACACGCTCTCCAAGACCACCGTCAACCTTTTCTTTGCGGGGACCGAGACTGTCAGCTCCACCCTCAGATATGGGCTCCGGATCCTGCTCCGGTACCCCGAGGTGGAAG cccGGCTCCACGAGGAGATCGACCGGGTGATCGGCCGCCACCGCAGCCCCTGCATGGAGGACCGGAGCCGCATGCCCTACGTCGACGCCGTCATCCACGAGATCCAGCGTTTTGCTGACATCGTGCCCATGGGGGTGCCCCACACCACCACACGGGACGTCCAGCTCCGGGGCTACACCATCCCCAAG GGCATGAACGTCATCCCGCTGCTCTGCACGTCCCAGTTTGACCCCAGCCAGTTTGCCAACCCCGAGGCCTTTGACCCCGGGCACTTTTTGGACGAGAACGGACGCTTCAAACGTAACGATGCCTTCATGGCCTTCTctgcag GGAAACGCATGTGCTTCGGCGAAGGCCTGGCCGTGATGGAGCTCTTCATCTTCCTCACCAGTATCCTCCAGCATTTCCAGCTGAAGGCGGAGGAGGACCGGGCCACCATTGACATCACCCCCGAATCCAGCGGGTTGGGGAACATCCCCCGACTCTATCGCCTCTCCCTCATTCCCCGTTGA
- the RAB4B gene encoding ras-related protein Rab-4B, which produces MSETYDFLFKFLVIGSAGTGKSCLLHQFIENKFKQDSNHTIGVEFGSKVVNVGGKTVKLQIWDTAGQERFRSVTRSYYRGAAGALLVYDITSRETYNALTNWLTDARTLASPNIVIILCGNKKDLDADREVTFLEASRFAQENELMFLETSALTGENVEEAFLKCARTILNKIESGELDPERMGSGIQYGDASLRQLRQPRGAQAQSRQQCSC; this is translated from the exons ATGTCCGAGACCTACG ATTTCCTCTTCAAGTTCCTCGTGATAGGGAGTGCCGGCACAGGGAAGTCCTGCCTCCTCCATCAATTCATCGAAAACAAAT TCAAACAAGATTCGAACCACACGATTGGGGTGGAATTCGGCTCTAAGGTTGTCAACGTCGGCGGGAAGACAGTGAAGCTGCAGATCTGGGACACGGCCGGGCAGGAGAGGttcag gTCGGTGACTAGAAGCTACTACCGGGGTGCGGCTGGTGCACTGCTTGTGTACGATATCACCAG CCGGGAGACCTACAACGCGCTGACCAACTGGCTGACGGACGCCCGCACCCTCGCTAGCCCCAACATCGTCATCATCCTCTGCGGTAACAAGAAGGATTTGGATGCTGACCGGGAGGTGACGTTCCTGGAGGCTTCGCGCTTTGCCCAAGAGAACG AGCTCATGTTCCTGGAGACCAGTGCCCTGACGGGAGAGAACGTGGAAGAAGCCTTCTTAAAATGTGCGAGGACCATATTAAACAAAATTGAATCGG GTGAGCTTGACCCGGAGAGGATGGGCTCAGGGATCCAGTACGGAGACGCCTCCCTTCGCCAGCTGCGGCAGCCCCGGGGAGCCCAGGCGCAGAGCCGGCAGCAGTGCAGTTGCTAA
- the SNRPA gene encoding U1 small nuclear ribonucleoprotein A, whose product MAVQDPRPNHTIYINNLNEKIKKDELKKSLYAIFSQFGQILDILVSRSLKMRGQAFVIFKEISSATNALRSMQGFPFYDKPMRIQYAKTDSDIIAKMKGTFVERDRKREKRKPKNQDTPAAKKTAAGTGAAAAGGVQGTVPGMPPLNQAPRMMHHMAGQPPYMPPPGMIPPPGMTPGGIPPGAMPPQQVMPGQMPPAQPLSENPPNHILFLTNLPEETNELMLSMLFNQFPGFKEVRLVPGRHDIAFVEFDNEVQAGAARDALQGFKITQNNAMKISFAKK is encoded by the exons ATGGCAGTGCAGGATCCGCGCCCCAACCACACCATTTACATCAACAACCTGAATGAGAAGATTAAGAAGGATg agttGAAAAAATCCCTCTATGCGATTTTTTCGCAATTCGGTCAAATCCTGGATATCCTCGTGTCGCGCAGTTTGAAGATGAGGGGTCAGGCCTTCGTCATCTTCAAGGAGATCAGCAGTGCCACCAATGCCCTGCGCTCCATGCAGGGCTTCCCCTTCTACGACAAACCCATG cGGATCCAGTACGCCAAGACGGATTCGGATATCATTGCCAAAATGAAAGGAACATTTGTCGAACGCGACCGGAAacgagaaaaaagaaaacccaaaaatCAAGACACACCGGCAGCAAAGAAAACCGCAGCTGGAACTGGAGCGGCGGCAGCAGGCGGCGTTCAGGGAACCGTCCCG GGAATGCCGCCGTTGAACCAGGCTCCCCGTATGATGCACCATATGGCGGGGCAGCCCCCCTATATGCCCCCGCCGGGGATGATCCCCCCACCTGGCATGACTCCCGGTGGTATTCCCCCGGGGGCCATGCCCCCCCAGCAAGTGATGCCGGGCCAGATGCCCCCGGCGCAGCCA ttATCGGAGAACCCACCGAATCacatcctcttcctcaccaaCCTGCCTGAGGAGACCAACGAGCTGATGCTCTCCATGCTCTTCAACCA GTTCCCTGGTTTTAAGGAGGTGCGGTTGGTACCGGGCCGGCACGACATCGCCTTCGTTGAGTTCGATAACgaggtgcaggcaggggctgcccgcGATGCCCTCCAGGGCTTCAAGATCACCCAGAACAACGCCATGAAGATCTCCTTCGCCAAAAAGtga
- the ACTMAP gene encoding actin maturation protease, giving the protein MAQVPPPPPPPAPPPPPPPGRVLRDALERAGAALGDDGGVRELLRRRRESLSSPLKWLLFHRPAPPLIQDGPQCGLVALWMAASLLAPTHGVGLEELVGTARERGFTARGEMFSAADMAVLAEELFPCHAELLSGGLEGSNRPRILRHLLGGLPLLVPYDEDSNHEPCCRRGHKAHWAVLTGVLLGIRSEVLSPSYRQDPEIPNLFHPPSSWFEGDGTILGGGEELFWGGTQPIEGVLVLAQQGKSPRCQLWELGGLHGSNVQLKELSPHRENDGHHYVLPPGGLEVGLRGRVVLLHPRIEGGGTQPPPQ; this is encoded by the exons ATGGCCCAGgttccgccgccgccgccgccccccgcgccgccgccgccccccccgccgggccgggtCCTACGGGACGCGCTGGAACGGGCCGGGGCCGCCTTGGGGGACGACGGCGGCGTCCGGGAGCTGCTGCGGCGGCGCCGGGAGAG cctcagcagcccCCTGAAATGGCTCCTCTTCCACCGCCCGGCACCGCCCCTCATCCAAGACGGACCCCa GTGCGGGCTGGTGGCCCTATGGATGGCGGCGTCGCTGCTTGCCCCCACCCACGgtgtggggctggaggagctggtggggaCGGCGCGGGAACGCGGCTTCACTGCCCGGGGCGAGATGTTCTCAG CGGCTGACATGGCGGTGCTGGCTGAGGAGCTTTTCCCTTGTCATGCCGAGTTACTTTCGGGGGGTTTGGAAGGGTCCAACCGGCCTCGGATCTTGCGTCACCTCCTTGGGGGGCTCCCCCTCCTCGTGCC CTACGACGAGGACAGTAACCACGAACCTTGCTGCCGTCGTGGCCACAAAGCCCACTGGGCTGTGCTGACGG gTGTTTTGCTAGGCATCCGCAGCGAGGTATTGAGCCCGAGCTACCGGCAAGATCCCGAAATCCCCAATCTCTTCCATCCCCCCTCGTCGTGGTTTGAGGGGGATGGAACGATATTGGGGGGGGGCGAAgaattattttggggggggacacaaccGATAGAGGGGGTTTTGGTGTTGGCGCAGCAGGGGAAGAGCCCCCGTTGTCAACTTTGGGAGTTGGGGGGGCTTCATGGCAGCAACGTGCAGCTGAAGGAGCTGAGCCCCCATCGGGAGAACGACGGCCATCATTACGTCCTCCCCCCGGGGGGGCTGGAGGTTGGCCTGAGAGGAAGGGTCGTGCTGCTGCACCCCCGGATTGAAGGGGGGGGCACACAGCCCCCCCCTCAATAA